A genomic segment from Peribacillus sp. ACCC06369 encodes:
- a CDS encoding sulfite oxidase translates to MTKHHKVKPYLTTRSLLPENQETPIQFINNDSMENQLFYRRNHFSYPTLSYSNYWLPITGLVSAPLLLSIQDILQYPSKTVEVVLECSGDKRNLFEPKIFGEQWGKGAISQGIWRGVPLRTLLELSGIGDGAKEVVVEGYDYGSRTDLDEVYTYTRSLPIEKALHPDTIIAYEYNNQPIPFKHGYPLRLIVPQWYAMASVKWIKQISVINSNFTGPFQTIDYMYYPNKDNDLDAFPVTTININSTIQKPLDMEILNTGKHSIKGIAWTGKGVITKLEISIDGGNTWRNADISPGKNVGYGWVTWSFEWNILEKGEYTIISRATDSFGQIQPLLPFWNEKGYGYNAIDKIQVKVE, encoded by the coding sequence ATGACAAAACATCATAAAGTGAAACCCTATTTAACGACACGTAGTTTGCTACCGGAAAATCAGGAGACACCCATTCAATTCATCAATAATGATAGTATGGAAAATCAATTATTTTATAGAAGGAACCACTTTTCATATCCGACTCTTTCCTATTCAAACTATTGGCTCCCCATAACTGGGCTAGTTTCAGCTCCATTACTACTGTCTATACAAGACATTCTTCAATACCCCTCAAAAACGGTGGAAGTTGTCCTTGAATGTTCGGGAGACAAGCGTAATCTCTTCGAACCTAAAATTTTTGGAGAACAATGGGGAAAGGGAGCAATTAGCCAAGGTATTTGGAGGGGGGTACCCTTACGGACCTTACTTGAACTATCTGGAATTGGAGATGGGGCAAAAGAAGTTGTCGTGGAGGGTTATGATTATGGAAGCAGAACCGATCTAGATGAGGTTTACACCTACACTAGGAGTTTGCCTATCGAGAAAGCACTGCACCCGGATACCATTATTGCATATGAGTATAATAACCAGCCAATTCCTTTTAAACATGGTTATCCACTGAGGTTAATAGTTCCGCAGTGGTATGCAATGGCATCCGTTAAATGGATAAAACAAATAAGTGTTATTAATTCTAATTTCACTGGCCCTTTTCAAACAATTGATTACATGTATTATCCAAATAAAGACAATGACCTAGATGCATTTCCAGTCACTACGATAAATATAAATTCGACTATACAAAAACCGCTGGATATGGAAATTTTAAATACTGGTAAGCATTCAATAAAAGGGATTGCATGGACAGGAAAAGGAGTTATTACAAAGCTGGAAATAAGTATTGATGGTGGAAATACATGGAGAAACGCCGATATTTCACCTGGTAAGAATGTAGGTTATGGATGGGTTACTTGGTCATTTGAATGGAATATATTAGAAAAAGGTGAATATACGATAATATCTAGAGCAACAGATTCATTTGGTCAAATTCAACCTTTATTACCTTTTTGGAATGAAAAGGGTTATGGGTATAATGCGATTGATAAAATTCAGGTTAAGGTAGAATAA
- a CDS encoding processed acidic surface protein codes for MKKLLTILLSITMLISLFPQLTLAAQSKNFEQELTKYLKEVSHVRGFEVTKDDIENSLSYYDEGIENFQSIDDLKDALGEVIKADLSNLDAIYEDNNLTHEGLIKLLHENGEELDDYIFIWNLDEAVYFYAEEGDFERDPNFDQELVKYLARVSKERGFEVTKEDIEASLDLYDFSTEEFESVEELSEFLGDVIKADLSNLDYFNEAYGLDKQSLLQMLEENGEDINDYIYIDNLEETVWTLTGGELEGEVVEDLLPIFEEELGLTEEELLRLEDHLMSLEEHLSDPATVERLEELGNRMMAFEEFEVATELTAEQIAEMASIYEELLSIFKLKVSYSLVKSGTESPVSLLDLMKLEELKGANLKIAIYTTDGKFLADLLITGDMVDSNTVTNAGQQIKESAKEVTKTIEKAPVAKPVKQKIISTHKNSEHQTVKGAKLPNTASDYIPNALLGLFIVLFGSLMYRKIRKA; via the coding sequence ATGAAAAAACTGTTGACCATTTTACTTTCAATTACGATGTTAATTAGCTTATTCCCACAATTAACATTGGCAGCACAAAGCAAAAATTTTGAGCAAGAACTTACAAAGTATTTAAAAGAGGTAAGCCATGTAAGGGGCTTTGAAGTGACGAAGGATGATATTGAAAATTCTCTTTCTTATTACGATGAGGGTATTGAAAACTTTCAATCTATTGATGATCTTAAAGATGCTTTAGGCGAAGTTATTAAAGCGGATTTAAGTAATTTAGATGCCATTTATGAGGATAATAACCTAACCCATGAAGGCCTAATTAAACTATTACACGAAAATGGCGAAGAACTTGACGATTATATCTTTATCTGGAACCTTGATGAAGCTGTATATTTCTATGCAGAAGAGGGAGATTTTGAACGCGATCCAAACTTTGACCAGGAATTAGTCAAATATTTAGCCAGGGTTAGCAAGGAAAGAGGTTTCGAAGTAACAAAAGAAGACATTGAAGCGTCATTAGACTTATATGATTTTAGCACGGAAGAATTTGAGTCTGTCGAAGAGCTTAGCGAATTCTTAGGTGACGTCATAAAGGCAGACCTAAGCAACTTAGATTATTTTAATGAGGCTTATGGACTGGATAAACAATCCCTGCTTCAAATGTTAGAAGAAAATGGTGAAGATATTAACGATTATATTTACATAGATAATCTTGAAGAAACTGTTTGGACCCTTACTGGTGGGGAGTTGGAAGGTGAAGTTGTCGAGGATCTGCTTCCTATTTTCGAAGAAGAACTCGGTCTTACGGAAGAGGAACTATTGCGACTTGAAGACCATTTAATGTCTTTGGAAGAGCATCTTTCCGATCCGGCAACAGTCGAGCGACTTGAAGAATTGGGCAACCGCATGATGGCTTTTGAGGAATTTGAAGTAGCAACGGAGCTTACAGCTGAGCAGATAGCTGAAATGGCATCTATCTATGAAGAATTACTTTCTATCTTTAAGCTAAAAGTATCCTATTCCCTTGTGAAAAGTGGCACGGAATCACCTGTATCCCTTTTGGATTTAATGAAATTGGAAGAGTTGAAGGGTGCTAACCTGAAAATAGCGATATACACAACTGACGGGAAGTTCTTAGCCGATCTTTTAATTACGGGTGATATGGTCGATTCTAACACTGTTACTAATGCAGGCCAACAAATAAAGGAATCTGCTAAAGAAGTGACAAAGACGATTGAAAAGGCACCAGTTGCTAAACCAGTTAAACAAAAGATCATCAGCACTCATAAGAATTCGGAACATCAAACGGTAAAAGGGGCTAAACTTCCAAACACCGCTTCCGATTATATCCCTAATGCCCTTTTAGGACTGTTCATTGTCTTGTTCGGAAGTTTGATGTATCGAAAAATCAGGAAAGCTTAA
- a CDS encoding class D sortase produces MKQFKKKRLLLLACSIVIILFGVWFSTTNMYKFAKGYFLYKTHAPSSQVKEAETETETVQKPPSKKATTKELYPVRPKTGEEIGELYIPKLKAKLPIFHGTNEDELEKGVGHFAESVLPGENDNSVLSGHRDTVFRKLGQVGEGDLLIVRTSAGEFTYKVNKVRIVDEDDRTVIVPKPRATLTVSTCYPFDFIGSAPERYILVAYLSSKTGS; encoded by the coding sequence ATGAAACAATTTAAAAAAAAGCGGTTGCTTCTGCTTGCTTGTTCTATTGTTATCATTTTATTTGGGGTTTGGTTCTCCACAACTAATATGTATAAGTTTGCAAAAGGATACTTTCTTTACAAAACTCACGCTCCAAGTAGCCAAGTAAAAGAAGCAGAAACAGAAACAGAAACAGTGCAGAAACCACCAAGTAAGAAAGCAACAACGAAGGAGCTTTATCCTGTCCGGCCTAAAACAGGTGAAGAAATTGGGGAACTCTATATCCCAAAATTAAAAGCGAAACTACCTATTTTTCATGGAACAAATGAGGATGAATTGGAGAAAGGCGTTGGTCACTTTGCAGAAAGTGTGCTACCAGGTGAAAATGACAATTCCGTTCTTTCCGGTCATAGAGATACGGTATTCCGTAAACTCGGGCAAGTAGGCGAGGGAGATTTGTTGATTGTAAGAACATCTGCAGGAGAGTTCACATACAAAGTCAACAAAGTTCGAATTGTGGATGAGGATGATCGAACCGTAATCGTACCAAAACCACGAGCAACGCTTACCGTCAGTACCTGCTATCCCTTTGATTTTATCGGATCAGCACCTGAACGCTATATACTTGTCGCTTATTTATCTTCAAAAACAGGAAGTTAA
- a CDS encoding DoxX family protein — translation MKKINIIYWIFTGLLAALMVLGSIPDIMSVPNAVALFNHLGYPTYLLPFLGIAKLLGVVAIIIPGFPRIKEWAYAGFVFDLTGAMYSSISVGDPASEWLLFIIGYILIAGSYIFHHKKVKSASLSNKNSVTV, via the coding sequence ATGAAAAAAATAAATATTATATACTGGATTTTCACAGGGCTTTTGGCGGCATTAATGGTTTTAGGTTCCATTCCGGATATAATGTCTGTTCCCAATGCAGTCGCTTTATTTAATCATTTAGGTTATCCTACCTACCTTCTACCCTTTCTTGGTATTGCCAAATTATTAGGTGTCGTGGCGATAATTATTCCTGGTTTTCCGAGAATTAAAGAATGGGCATATGCCGGTTTTGTATTTGATTTGACTGGTGCTATGTATTCAAGCATATCAGTGGGCGACCCTGCCAGTGAATGGCTTCTATTCATTATTGGGTATATTTTGATTGCCGGCTCTTATATTTTCCATCACAAAAAAGTAAAATCCGCTTCATTAAGTAATAAGAATAGCGTAACAGTATAA
- a CDS encoding DUF2512 family protein: protein MSVGADFVATVLIVYFLSNLLWNASITFIGAIIVGLLLGVIEYFTHRFLITSGKVQKSTACR, encoded by the coding sequence ATAAGTGTTGGAGCGGATTTTGTAGCTACCGTTTTGATTGTGTATTTTCTTTCTAATCTTTTATGGAATGCTTCCATCACTTTTATAGGAGCAATTATTGTAGGATTATTACTTGGTGTAATAGAATACTTTACTCACAGGTTTTTAATTACATCAGGGAAAGTCCAAAAGTCCACCGCTTGCAGGTAA